In the Cucurbita pepo subsp. pepo cultivar mu-cu-16 chromosome LG17, ASM280686v2, whole genome shotgun sequence genome, AAATTTTTGAGAGAATCAGAGAGTAGAAGAAGAGAGATGGTAAAACGAGTCggaaattttaatgattttttatttatttataataatattaaattggtGACCTGACCtgaaatgtaattttaaagagaagagaagacaAGTCATGGGAAAATGGTTTGAAACTCTGACGTGGCTGGCAGGTGCTTGCTTGGAACCTTACGAGGAAATGGGCTTTTATGGCCCATTTACAGTACAATTAAAGCAATTATGGGCCCACCTCATCACAAGAAGCCCAAACGTTTTACCAATTTTCTATTTGTGGGTCCCACATGCTCAATAATTCTGTTTGCTTATGGGCCAGTTAATTGGGCCTTATAATCTCCAAATCCGTCTTTGCGGGCCGGCTTTGGAACGACGTCGTTCAATCGCCTTGAGTTTGCATAATTAAATCGATATTTAAGAATGAAATACAACCGTTCATTTCTCCGATTTCTGTTCACGATTAAAACAGGGTTGTGCGGAGTTTTGAAAGAGTTAATTAtgaaagtgttttaaaaaatattaatactgtgttctaatattatattatatttttgtttatgtaatattctctttatttacattcttttttataaaaattatacgaaaaaattaaataaaaaattttgtgCGGATGAAAATTGGGACAGGATTGAACAGAAGAAAGCTTCCTATCGCTGTTGTGCcaattagatgaacacgactttccacaatggtatagtatgatattgttcactttgagcataagctctcatggctttgctttgggcttcttgGGACTtccatccaacacctcccctcgaacaaagtacgtctccccttaattgaggctcgacccTATTTCTTTTAGagtactttgttcgacatttgagaattctattgacatgactaagtttagggcatgactccaatatcatgttagatgaacacgatcTCTCTACTTTCAGCATAAAGTCTCAtagctttactttgggcttctccaaaatgtctcgtaccaCCATGATCATTtgctgatgtgggactttcaacATCCAACTGTCTAATTCaaaaatgatttgataaaTGAacttaaattctaaattaggaacaaaaatgataatttgagtgaatttccaaaaaatgaaagaacgcGTAGATTGAGAAAGAGATTTTGCTTTCAACGGTCACTTAGCGCCGCGTTTGACAGCTTCAATACAGCTGGCAAAACACGAGAAAGTTTCCAAGTAAAGAGTTGACGGAAATATTTGTCAACTTGTATTTATTACAACTCCACTAATTTACATTTATTACCATTTGTtgtattttctattaatttttataccaACATCTCTATTTTAgtctattaaatttattttatttttatacttttaataaaatttgaatctaatattactactaataaaaaaataattttaattaaaaatagttaattgataaaataattttacagtagtttctttttattcatgCCCATGATTCGAAATCTGGATTCAATATCTGATAGCTCTGAAATTCCTTTACGACATGGTCACTTgcttatttctctctcttaagAGTAAAAACTATTTACACAGACCAACTCAAGTTATTTcagtatattttattctcgTTTACATGTATCATAGTAAATTCCATTGTCTCTCCCTCTCGGTCGAGCAATTCCATTGTCTTTATCCAATCAACTAACctattatttcaatattattcttTGTCATAACACCCCTCTCGAGACGCGGATGAGCCCTAGCTCGATAAGCTCACACCTAACTAGAAAAAAATTCAGACACAAATCATTATAAAGTTAGTATTACATTGACCAACATGCATAGGAGAGGATTCaaccctttaatttttttgatcggtgatatatatcataaataaaaatagagcgatttattaatatttactcatataaattagaaatatttaaaatattaaaatttagaatataattattttccaaCACCATTGAGTAGTGGAGCGGGTTCGGGTTGACCTTCCTCGTCTCAATCTCAATATTCTCTCCCTCCCTTTAGTCAAGATTTGctagaaaattaataattttaaaattaattttaataattggtCGGAGCTTTGTCTCAATTTCAAAGCTTAACGGTTAATCATTATCAATAAACAGCTAGCATTTTGAATGATTCTCTCTTATAATTTCATGTATTATGTCACACCCacatatattatatcattatttCCTTCATTCTTCCTTTAACGTAtacttattattttctcaatttcatatttaatttctaattattatttgttaattatgCTTCATTTCTTTGGAATTTTCTTTGGCATGTTTTCtcctttatccaatttttttaaaatattttttcaagtcAACCCTAATCCCGAGCATGATGCTTGTTCGATAGAGCTAAACCACAAATCCCACGACTAGTACTTGTTCCATTCACCACTTCTTTATTTCACGCTTGAGGATTTTACCAACACGATTAAAATTTGAGGCATGTAATAGTCAAATCCCACCagtaataaatattgtccgcttcaGTCCGTTACATATTATCaccagtctcacggttttaaaatgcgtctgcccATTTCGTCATTCTCCTCTCTacctaatgtgggatctcacaatccactctccttgtGGGCTCCAGTGTCGATACACCGTctgatgtttggctctaatatcatttataattgtCCAAGCCcgctgctaacaaatattatctgttttagTCCGTTATGTATCGATAATCTCACCGTTTTAAAATGCGAATATTTTTAGTGTATATaacaaaatgagaaaatagtatttatagaattgaaaataaaataattataaaactttattaaacgagataaaataataattaaagaagaatTGATCTGGTTTGAATGGGTCTCTAAATGCTTATCTATACAAGTGGAGATTGAAACTGATATCCATTGTATGCATTTGGTCTCGTGAACCGGATATAATTATAAAGCCTTTTGGACTTAGAACAAagtccaaatatatatatatatatatatatatatcaaaataattatgagtTGCTTCCATGAATATACATTCACcaaacattattatataaagaGGGGAcatagttttatttaaaataaaaaaaatcataggGTTGAGGTCAACCATATACTTTAAATAATGTGTGCAGTTTGAATTTATCAtgcaaattaattatttggttCTAAGGAATAATTTgaaagtattattattattattattattattgacgATGTTCAATAGAATTGTTTGATGGAGGCATATGGAGAAACCATGTCCTTtcattaattaagattttgttttgttttgtttatttaaagaaattattttaaaattaatcattcaaatgaaaaaaaaaaaaagtttgacgGAATACATTTCGTCATGCAGGTCCCACTTGGTTTCGTTACGTAGCTCCGTTAGTAGAggtttgtttttgaaattgggTGTTGTGATTATGGGTTGAATGTCTAGTTGTCTAGACGATAATGATAATATCTTATACATGTACCGGtgcgtgagatctcacattggttggagaaaagaactaaacattatttataagggtgtgaaaacatttTCTTAGTAGGCGTGTGAGGTTGAGGGCAATATGTAATGGaccaaaatgaacaatttctgctagcggtagattgGGActgttaaaaatggtatcagagctagatatcgggcggtgtgtcagcgaggaggctgggCTCccaaaaggggtagattgtaagatcccacgttggttggagataagaacgaaacatttcttataagcatgtggaaacctctctctaatagacgcgtttaaaactgtgaagctaacgacgatacgtaacgaactaaagcgaataatatttgctagcgataaaatacttaaaatatttaaaacaaatccTATCAggtgcttttcttttcatgaaaGAGATATcctatatattttaagttttttttttctttaagatGAAGAAACTTTATATAGtcatctaattttatttataatttccacgaaaaaaaaaccatttccTTTAAAAAGATGACTTAAAACACATTATACATCGAATTCCAACATTATTGGAATAATCTCACACCAACAAATTAAAATCCcctctaaaatatttttgaaaattccctattttaaattttttattattattataagaaaccaatattgaaatataaatgataaataaaacagaatagttaatatatatatatatatataaatcatcaaaactaatttttataagaaaaaaaaaagaaattagcaCAATATTAGCACAAAGGTTCGGCTTTTAAAAgagtattaaataatttaaacggTCAGCTTATCAAAGAagaatcataataataaaaatttaaaagataaaaaaaaattataatgaataAACTTTGATTTACGTCCCTAATCAAAATTTCTACCTACATCACCGTTAAATTGTTAAAAACGAGTCGAATTAgaagtaaaatttttaaaaatatgtatacTCTTATtatccaataatttaaatggtGGTGTATAGAAAGATTTGAGATTATTATTACAagataaagttttaatttttttattattttaaaataaaaatttaaaaattgaccCATATCCATACTCCATAGCCACAAGCCGGACCTTAATTATGGGATAAGCCTTTGACTTTACACAATTTATTACTCCAAATTgtatgactttttttttttttttaattttttaattttttaatatttttaattttttttagtttctccaTTTTTGCCTATAAAAGGTTATCATTTCCTTTGTGTTTCTTCACCAATCCACTTcttcttatatttttattttaatatttatttttttccctcgaaaaaatctccaaaaaaatGAGAGCTTCAAATCATGGCTTCTTCTCCCTCTTTTCTGTACTGCTTCTCAGTACTCTCCTTGCTGTTCAAGCCGTCCCCAAGGGCGCTCTGAGCAATAATGCCTATTGGCGAACCTGCCCCAAAGCTTTGAGAATTATCCGAGACACCACCTTCCGGCTCGCTCGGTCGAATCCCGGTCTCGGAGCGCAACTCCTCCGAGTTCAATTCCACGACTGCTTCGTTCGGGTATGTCTATTTCTAAACTCTCGAtcagtattaaaatttatttatcgaAATTTTGACTAATTTTCAAGCTCACGAGTAcgaaaagttttaaatattggTATAACATGACTTATCGATATAAGCTTATGTATGATAGGGATGCGACGCATCAGTTCTGTTAGATAGTATTAGCGGAACTCCATCGGAAAAGGAAGCAAGACCGAATTTATCGTTATTAGGGTTCGACGCTATTGACACAATCAAGTCGGAGGTTGAGAAGGCTTGCCCTGGAGTTGTCTCTTGTGCCGACATTCTTGCCGTTGCTGCTCGTGACGCTGTTTCCTTTCCAGTGAGTCGTCTCGcctcttattaaatatatcaaatttaatttattagatcaGTCATTAATTTCTATGAATTCCTATGTAGTTCAAAAACCGGCAGCTGTGGCCAGTTTTAACCGGAAGAAGAGATGGAACTGTTTCGCGATCATCAGAAGTTACCGGCAATATCCCGTCGCCGTTCTCTAATTTCACCACTCTTAAGCAAATCTTTGAGAATAAAGGCCTTACCGTGAGCGATCTGGTGATTTTATCAGGTAAtttaattgaacaaaaaaaaaaaatcatttataaataataatattatataaaaataaaataaatatatatataatgaaagaaaagcaTGCATGTATTCGCACGTACGTAAAGAAAGGTGCAtgcatgaaaataatatttaatcatttctcaaatgaaaagaaaatatttgcatATTTATAATTCACCAAACtccacaaaaatcaaaattaaaaataaaaattattaatattaacaaaattaaaagtttttaatggATTGAGCTAGGTTGAGATTGACATGCTTCATagctaaaaaataaaattgaaaatttcaagatttttatttttacggTAAAGTTTCGAGACCTCCTTGATTTAGAATTGGGAGGGGTCGAGTAAAACAGCTTGttaaacgaacacgactctctacaatggtatgatattgtccactttaaacataagctctcatggctttgctttgacttccccaaaagacctgataccaatggagttagtattcctcacttataaacccatgatcattcactaaattagtcgatgtgggacttccatcatccaacacagcTAACCCGACTCGTTTCTGGGACGTGTTATTATTTAGGTGGGCATACAATTGGAGTAGCTCATTGTGGCACATTCTCAAGGAGGCTCTACAACTTCACAGGCCAAGGGGACGCAGATCCTTCATTAAATCCAATCTACGCCAACTTTCTAAGACAAAAATGTCCAAATCCAGCTGATTCTTCAATTACTGTAGAAATGGACCCAAGGAGTTCACGTTCATTTGACACTGATTACTTCAAGATCCTCACACAGCACAAAGGTTTGTTTCAATCCGACGCTGCGCTCTTGACCGACGACTCGTCGTCTCGGATCGTTAAAGAGTTGCAGAAGCCCAAAGCTTTCTTCCCTAGCTTTGCTAACTCCATGTTGAAGATGTCAGCCATTGAAGTCCTCACTGGAAAGAATGGTGAAATAAGGAACCGATGTCGTTTTGTTAATTgagtttattattatcattattattattatgtgttGTTcagtttaattatttgtacTTTGGTTTTATATGTATGTGTGGTATTGAAGAAGCtatatttatatgtatttatatgTATTCAATGTTGATTAAACATATGTAACATTATGTGGGTATACATAAATTCTATATatgcatattttaattaatttctctaTGTGTACATGACGCTTCCATTTGTGCGGCATGAATTTTTATTGTCGAAAATCTATTGAGGTAAGTGATTTTACCGTTTGAACGCCTTAGAATTAGTGTAACGACTTATGCCCAAGATTCGGCATCTAATCGCCCTGACAGTTCCCTACGACATGGTCACAGACTCAAGTACTCATTCTTTGCTTCTGAAAGTGAAAATTATTCCCACATACTAAGTctttccaacatgttttgtcctcattcACATGCATCTTAGAAAAATTACTATAAGGTCATCTAAAATTGTTCTAAGCAAAACAAACTTAACCCTGGAATTCCTATAATTGAGCCACTGAAAAGTAAGGTGCATTGGTATTAGTACAGGactaactttcaattcttttatgcATTGTTTAGTCATCCAATCCTAAAATCGCTTTaactttatataataaaacgAATTCAGTAAAtgaaaagtaacaaaaattatgtttatgtaaGATCAACTATGTATCGAGTGTGTTCTTCGAGTGTTCTTCCACGttcaagataaaaataaataaatgaaatcaaaCGTTTAGAATAAAGTTTGATACAATTTGTGAAGTTGAAcgtaaattttgatatttttcatataatttttttaaacctaatACCGAAAATATCGACAGAGTAACGGGATCGAATCCTAAGAATGGTAAAGGGTGGAATCTTGCATAAAAGCATGAGCCTTCTAGCATTGTACAAGAAGTATATGAATATACAGCAGATTTGgaatttgtaaagaaagggTAGCGCTTAGACTCACAAAGTTCTCTTCTATGACATGACTTCAAGAGCTTTCCTGATTTGTCCCAGCATATTGAATACTGTAGCAGCAATGTGAGATGGAGTAAGACCTGCTTCAGCCAGTTGGTCGGCTGGCGAACCGTGCTCGACGTATCGGTCTGGAAGAACCAGCGGTCTCCACTGCAAGCAATATATGGAATGCTAGCTAGATTAGTGAATTagatacaaaaatattaaaggtGGCTTGGCTTGTATGAGATTTTCACCTTCAAGTTGCCATCAAGAAGGCCATCTAGAGCCAGGAACTGGATGACATGAGACCCGAACCCCCCAATCGATCCTTCTTCCACTGTGATCAAAATCTCGTGCGATTTAGCCAGAGATCGGATAAGGGCTCGGTCGAGTGGCTTGCAGAAACGTCCATCTGCAACTGTTATTCGTAATCCATGGCGTTCGACTATCGATGCAGCAGCCAAACAGTTTTGAACTGCTGTTCCATAGCCCAAGAGTGCCAGTCTTTCACCTTCAAGTAAAATCCTGCCCTTTCCAACCTCAAGGGGAATGCCTTTATTCCCTGGTGGCAGCTCGACACCGATACCGTTACCTCGTGGATACCGGAAACAGCTCGGTCGGTCATCTATGGCTGCAGCTGTAGCAACCATGTTAAAGAGCTCGGCCTCGTCGGATGGGGCCATCACCACCATGTTAGGCAGGCATGCCATGAACGTAACATCAAAAGAACCACAATGGGTTGGCCCATCTGCTCCAACCAAGCCTGCCCTGTCCATTGCAAATCTCACAGGCAACTTTTGCAAATCAACATCATGAACTACCTGCAATTCAAACACAACATTTCGTTGAAATTCAACGAAAACAAATTTGTTTCGACTTAGTTAAGGGTCGACAAGAAGCAAAAGCTTGCCTGGTCGTATGCCCTTTGCATAAACGACGAGTAGATCGCACAGAATGGTTTTAGGCCTTCACAGGCTAGACCAGCAGCAAATGTAACAGCATGCTGTTCAGCTATACCGACGTCAAAGCATCTCGTCGGGAAACGTCTTTGGAAGAGATTTAAGCCTGTGCCTCCTCCCATTGCAGCATGGATTGCAATAATATCGTTATCCACTTCCGCTTCTGCAATCAATGCCTCCGCGAAGTATGTCGTATACGACTGCGTTGCAGCCTTCGTTTTCTGCTGTTTTCCAGTTGCAGGATCAAACTTTGTGACTCCTGCATAAACAAGCCACAATTGTAGGTTGTAACTCAATTTCCGAAACAATGATCATTTTTCGACCTGAATCTTTAATTTACCGTGGTACTTGTCAGCAGCTCTTTCGGCATATGGATAGCCTCGTCCTTTCTCAGTGACGACATGGATGAGGACTGGACCTGTAGTTTTCGTACTCTTAACTTCCTCGAGAATGGAAACAAGATCATCCATGTTATGACCATCGACAGGGCCGATATAATAGAGCCCGAGCTCCTCAAATAATGTGGATCCAGAACCACTGATCATCCCACGAGCATATTCATCAACTTTTGCTGCCAATTCATGCATAGGACCACCAATTTGTTTCGTGACACCCTGAAACATCATTGGTATAAGGATAATTAAACCCGAGATCGTTCAGATTGAAGGATCAAGGCGTGACAGTTAGATTTGGTTTGTTATTTCTTACCTTGGCTACCTCTCTCAGTTCTCTGAGTGGCCTGTTTGACTGCAGCCTGCTGAGAGCACTGCTCAAAGCTCCCACGGGCGGTACGGGCCCATCGAGCGTTGCAGTTGGTAAAGAGACCTGTTTGTTGTCGTTAAGAATAACAATCATGTCCGAGTCGAGGTACCCCGCATTGTTCATGGCTTCATAAGCTTGCCCTGCAGTCATGGCACCATCACCTATGACTGCAACCACattgttctttcttcccttAAGATCCCTTCCCACAGCCATTCCTATTGAGGTACAACATAAGAATTGCTATGAAATTTCTCACTGAAGTGAATcacaaatattttgaaaacttaaGCACAACCCCAAAATATCAATAGGATAGGAAAATCTAAAACAGTAGCTCATTATGTTCCGAATATACTCTCTCACAAAACCATCTTATCTTTCTTCAGCTCTCAGTTGGAGTTTAAAAGCAATCACCTAAGCCTGCTGAGATGGTGGTAGAGCTGTGACCCGTGCCGAAGCAATCGTATTCGCTCTCCGAGCGTTTTGTGAATCCCGACAACCCGTTTGTCTGTCTAATAGTAGACATCTTATCCCTCCTTCCAGTTAGAATTTTGTGCGGATAAGACTGCAATCACCAATTCAAactaatattaaaacaaaatggccAGTCTAtatgtaaccgcccaagcccgccgtttatagatattgtccgcttttgtccgttacgtatcatcttCAGCccgacgcat is a window encoding:
- the LOC111778677 gene encoding peroxidase 24-like encodes the protein MRASNHGFFSLFSVLLLSTLLAVQAVPKGALSNNAYWRTCPKALRIIRDTTFRLARSNPGLGAQLLRVQFHDCFVRGCDASVLLDSISGTPSEKEARPNLSLLGFDAIDTIKSEVEKACPGVVSCADILAVAARDAVSFPFKNRQLWPVLTGRRDGTVSRSSEVTGNIPSPFSNFTTLKQIFENKGLTVSDLVILSGGHTIGVAHCGTFSRRLYNFTGQGDADPSLNPIYANFLRQKCPNPADSSITVEMDPRSSRSFDTDYFKILTQHKGLFQSDAALLTDDSSSRIVKELQKPKAFFPSFANSMLKMSAIEVLTGKNGEIRNRCRFVN
- the LOC111778678 gene encoding probable 1-deoxy-D-xylulose-5-phosphate synthase, chloroplastic isoform X1, producing the protein MAPCTLAFPASISRVAVKEHEGLSAVSSRFLWGMDLDFRFKKRVNQVKKRPGGICASLSETGEFPSQSPPTPLLDTINYPIHMKNLSIKELNQLADEVRSDVIFNVSKTGGHLGSSLGVVELTVALHYVFNTPQDRILWDVGHQSYPHKILTGRRDKMSTIRQTNGLSGFTKRSESEYDCFGTGHSSTTISAGLGMAVGRDLKGRKNNVVAVIGDGAMTAGQAYEAMNNAGYLDSDMIVILNDNKQVSLPTATLDGPVPPVGALSSALSRLQSNRPLRELREVAKGVTKQIGGPMHELAAKVDEYARGMISGSGSTLFEELGLYYIGPVDGHNMDDLVSILEEVKSTKTTGPVLIHVVTEKGRGYPYAERAADKYHGVTKFDPATGKQQKTKAATQSYTTYFAEALIAEAEVDNDIIAIHAAMGGGTGLNLFQRRFPTRCFDVGIAEQHAVTFAAGLACEGLKPFCAIYSSFMQRAYDQVVHDVDLQKLPVRFAMDRAGLVGADGPTHCGSFDVTFMACLPNMVVMAPSDEAELFNMVATAAAIDDRPSCFRYPRGNGIGVELPPGNKGIPLEVGKGRILLEGERLALLGYGTAVQNCLAAASIVERHGLRITVADGRFCKPLDRALIRSLAKSHEILITVEEGSIGGFGSHVIQFLALDGLLDGNLKWRPLVLPDRYVEHGSPADQLAEAGLTPSHIAATVFNMLGQIRKALEVMS
- the LOC111778678 gene encoding probable 1-deoxy-D-xylulose-5-phosphate synthase, chloroplastic isoform X2, whose product is MKVKKRPGGICASLSETGEFPSQSPPTPLLDTINYPIHMKNLSIKELNQLADEVRSDVIFNVSKTGGHLGSSLGVVELTVALHYVFNTPQDRILWDVGHQSYPHKILTGRRDKMSTIRQTNGLSGFTKRSESEYDCFGTGHSSTTISAGLGMAVGRDLKGRKNNVVAVIGDGAMTAGQAYEAMNNAGYLDSDMIVILNDNKQVSLPTATLDGPVPPVGALSSALSRLQSNRPLRELREVAKGVTKQIGGPMHELAAKVDEYARGMISGSGSTLFEELGLYYIGPVDGHNMDDLVSILEEVKSTKTTGPVLIHVVTEKGRGYPYAERAADKYHGVTKFDPATGKQQKTKAATQSYTTYFAEALIAEAEVDNDIIAIHAAMGGGTGLNLFQRRFPTRCFDVGIAEQHAVTFAAGLACEGLKPFCAIYSSFMQRAYDQVVHDVDLQKLPVRFAMDRAGLVGADGPTHCGSFDVTFMACLPNMVVMAPSDEAELFNMVATAAAIDDRPSCFRYPRGNGIGVELPPGNKGIPLEVGKGRILLEGERLALLGYGTAVQNCLAAASIVERHGLRITVADGRFCKPLDRALIRSLAKSHEILITVEEGSIGGFGSHVIQFLALDGLLDGNLKWRPLVLPDRYVEHGSPADQLAEAGLTPSHIAATVFNMLGQIRKALEVMS